A genomic stretch from Marinimicrobium sp. C6131 includes:
- a CDS encoding EAL domain-containing protein produces the protein MDRIVKILFIDREEGEYLLLADLLSKIHHTDYQLVWHDRLDGALPAIFGDDYDLVLLDYYWDGDTAQDLLTAAKTQACTTPIVVMTSEMETEVDREAIRAGAADYLIKGHIDTQLLERTLRYAIERKRTEQHLSRLAHYDTLTDIPNRILFRDRLEHAIRLADRDQGQFALMFIDLNGFKQVNDSFGHDTGDAMIRVCADRLKECMRRSDSVARMGGDEFTLLLENTDNGANIAHVAEKIIERIGAPYHIGGYEMRIGCSIGIAVYPDAGRDADSLLKNADMAMYQAKQQDDSSYRFFTEAMNKAVRLQLRMESDLRAALRLNQLSLEYQPRIDLNTGAIVAMEALLRWQHPERGLLDAKEFINVAEDTGLINDIGYWIVERACEDLRLLQSECQLDLRMAVNLSVRQFRDEQLVHRLAGTLNQIDVPGCHLEFELTEASLMDNLDLVSLCMRPLSHLGLEFSLDQFGSGSCSFLHLQRLPIRAVKIDSRFLAALSHNEEDQRLVRAMINLAHNLGKVVIAESVETQAQRDWLQAAGCDQMQGYLFCAPQPVDKVCRTVKQWHSIA, from the coding sequence ATGGACAGAATCGTAAAGATCCTCTTTATTGACCGCGAGGAGGGCGAGTACCTGTTACTGGCCGACCTGCTGTCAAAGATTCACCACACCGATTATCAGCTGGTCTGGCACGACCGGCTCGATGGCGCTTTGCCCGCCATTTTTGGCGACGATTACGATCTGGTATTACTGGACTATTACTGGGACGGCGACACCGCCCAGGATCTGCTGACCGCCGCCAAAACCCAGGCCTGCACCACGCCGATCGTGGTCATGACCAGCGAGATGGAAACCGAAGTCGATCGCGAAGCCATTCGCGCCGGCGCGGCGGATTACCTGATCAAGGGTCATATTGATACTCAACTCCTGGAGCGCACCTTACGCTACGCCATAGAGCGTAAACGCACCGAACAGCACCTGAGTCGCCTGGCCCACTACGATACCCTCACCGACATTCCCAATCGCATCCTGTTTCGCGACCGGCTCGAGCACGCCATCCGTCTGGCGGACCGGGATCAGGGCCAGTTCGCCCTGATGTTTATTGACCTGAACGGCTTCAAACAGGTCAATGACAGCTTTGGTCACGACACCGGTGACGCCATGATCCGGGTGTGCGCCGATCGCCTCAAGGAGTGCATGCGCCGCAGCGACTCGGTGGCCCGCATGGGGGGCGACGAGTTCACCCTGTTGCTGGAAAATACCGATAATGGCGCCAACATCGCCCATGTGGCGGAAAAAATCATCGAACGTATCGGCGCCCCTTATCACATCGGTGGTTACGAGATGCGTATCGGCTGCAGCATCGGCATCGCGGTCTACCCGGACGCCGGCCGCGACGCCGACAGTCTGCTCAAGAATGCCGACATGGCCATGTACCAGGCCAAACAGCAGGATGACAGCAGCTACCGCTTTTTTACCGAAGCGATGAACAAGGCGGTGCGCCTGCAACTGCGGATGGAGTCCGACCTGCGGGCCGCCCTTCGGTTGAACCAGCTCAGCCTGGAATATCAGCCCCGCATCGACCTCAATACCGGAGCCATCGTCGCCATGGAGGCCCTGCTGCGCTGGCAACACCCGGAGCGCGGTCTGCTGGACGCCAAGGAATTCATCAATGTCGCCGAGGATACCGGCCTGATCAACGACATTGGCTACTGGATCGTGGAGCGCGCCTGCGAGGATCTGCGCCTGCTGCAAAGCGAGTGTCAACTGGATTTGCGAATGGCCGTCAATCTATCGGTACGCCAGTTTCGCGATGAACAACTGGTGCACCGCCTGGCGGGCACGCTGAACCAGATCGACGTTCCGGGCTGTCACCTGGAATTCGAGCTCACCGAAGCCAGCCTGATGGACAACCTCGATCTGGTCAGCCTGTGCATGCGCCCCCTATCGCATCTGGGACTGGAGTTCTCACTGGACCAGTTTGGCAGTGGTAGCTGCTCCTTCCTGCACCTGCAACGCCTGCCCATTCGGGCCGTGAAAATTGACTCCCGGTTTCTGGCCGCGCTCAGTCATAACGAAGAGGATCAGCGACTGGTGCGCGCCATGATCAACCTGGCGCACAATCTGGGCAAAGTGGTCATCGCCGAAAGTGTGGAAACCCAGGCGCAACGCGACTGGCTACAAGCCGCAGGCTGTGACCAGATGCAGGGCTATCTGTTCTGCGCTCCCCAGCCGGTGGACAAGGTGTGCCGCACCGTCAAGCAATGGCACAGCATCGCATAA
- a CDS encoding ABC transporter permease, which yields MSGSSTARTLARHIRVLERPAPAGAMACTIAFGWRALLKIKYVPEQMFDVLVTPIMFTVMFTYLFGGALAGSTGDYLQYLLPGILAQTVVFTSIYTGVTLNGDLSKGVYDRFKSLPIWAPAPLVGAMLGDILRYTGASLIVVLIGLLLGYRPEQGVVGVVLSLLLLNIFGFGLGWIFTVLGLLLRTPGAVMTLSWLVLMPLTFVSNIYVDPATMPELLQTLVALNPVSHLVTALRGAMAGELAALSLGIALLTPALLTLTFGPLAMRLYHRKH from the coding sequence ATGAGTGGATCTTCCACCGCCCGCACCCTCGCCCGGCATATCCGTGTACTCGAGCGCCCCGCCCCCGCCGGAGCCATGGCCTGCACCATCGCGTTTGGCTGGCGCGCGCTTCTCAAGATCAAGTATGTCCCGGAGCAGATGTTTGATGTGCTGGTCACGCCCATCATGTTCACGGTCATGTTTACCTACCTCTTCGGCGGTGCCCTGGCCGGTTCCACCGGTGACTACCTGCAGTACCTGTTGCCCGGCATTCTGGCTCAGACCGTGGTGTTTACCTCCATTTACACCGGTGTCACCCTCAACGGGGACCTGTCCAAGGGCGTATACGACCGGTTCAAATCCCTACCCATCTGGGCACCCGCACCTCTGGTCGGCGCCATGCTTGGCGATATCCTGCGCTACACCGGCGCCTCGCTGATCGTGGTTCTGATTGGACTGCTGCTTGGCTATCGCCCGGAACAGGGTGTTGTCGGCGTGGTGCTGTCGCTTTTGCTGCTGAACATTTTTGGTTTTGGACTGGGCTGGATTTTCACCGTTCTGGGCCTGCTGCTGCGCACCCCCGGCGCAGTCATGACCCTGAGCTGGCTCGTGCTCATGCCTCTGACCTTTGTGTCCAACATCTATGTGGACCCGGCCACCATGCCGGAACTGCTCCAGACCCTGGTGGCACTGAACCCGGTCTCCCATCTGGTTACCGCCCTGCGCGGCGCCATGGCGGGTGAGCTGGCGGCATTGTCACTGGGCATAGCCCTGCTCACCCCCGCGCTACTGACCCTCACCTTCGGCCCCTTGGCGATGCGCCTGTACCATCGCAAGCACTGA
- a CDS encoding accessory factor UbiK family protein, translated as MINDFAQKFFQEIDRKLPGLQDMLPKQEIKAAVQSALGKMDLVTREEFDAQTAVLQRTRERLEQLEKQLAELENSSRR; from the coding sequence ATGATTAACGACTTTGCCCAGAAATTCTTTCAGGAAATTGACCGCAAATTGCCCGGTTTGCAGGACATGCTTCCCAAGCAGGAAATCAAAGCCGCCGTACAGTCGGCGCTCGGGAAAATGGATCTGGTCACCCGAGAGGAGTTCGACGCCCAGACCGCCGTGCTCCAGCGCACCCGCGAGCGCCTGGAGCAGCTGGAAAAACAACTCGCCGAGCTGGAAAATTCCTCCCGTAGGTAG
- a CDS encoding DUF1552 domain-containing protein has protein sequence MNTLTNRSRRRFLMSLAKGGLLLPFASQLFGQKVFAAEGLAQRVLFLYYPNGVVPYNWRPTHGEGSIAGSQELSFGLGPLSPWHQNLTVLQNLTLDIGQGAGAHYNDMRGILTGNNQIGTDSASIDHLIAEQLGDEGVLSLGVRTGPKSDIMISKPRGYTTTQRPIPNNDPKDVADKLALRVGDGGGDEPDPQLQAMYDTLLSDFDQLEDATLSQARQDKLTRHREALVRLKNLSATQLGDCALSTDKPADPYAMAEQQLSADEWQQFPTLCRAQIDNVVGAFSCGLHRVATLQLSKGDENGNLVNYSFDECWQMAQQAMDQGIKATENGGEVTPITRWYNEFSSHSASHRPGDVPHTAQVRWYHSLLAYTLEQLEAAGLLSDTLVVMFSEVGDGSKHGGAAGAVTLAGGAGGALSMGRVINCGDGINNGYRRFGTHDLFGDVARLMGVDNLPEPHWSGGVV, from the coding sequence ATGAACACACTGACCAATCGATCGCGTCGCCGGTTTCTGATGTCCCTGGCCAAAGGCGGATTGTTGTTACCCTTTGCCAGCCAACTGTTCGGCCAGAAAGTCTTCGCCGCCGAGGGCCTGGCGCAGCGGGTACTGTTTCTCTACTACCCCAACGGCGTGGTGCCTTACAACTGGCGCCCGACCCATGGCGAGGGCAGTATCGCCGGCTCCCAGGAACTGAGTTTCGGGCTGGGGCCACTCTCACCCTGGCACCAGAATCTGACCGTGTTGCAGAATCTGACCCTGGACATCGGTCAGGGCGCTGGCGCCCACTACAATGACATGCGCGGCATCCTCACCGGCAACAACCAGATCGGCACCGACAGTGCCAGCATCGACCACCTGATTGCCGAACAGCTCGGCGATGAAGGCGTCCTGAGCCTGGGTGTGCGCACCGGTCCCAAGTCCGACATCATGATCTCCAAGCCTCGGGGTTACACAACCACCCAAAGGCCTATCCCCAACAACGACCCGAAAGACGTGGCCGACAAACTGGCACTGCGGGTAGGGGACGGCGGTGGCGACGAACCGGACCCGCAACTGCAGGCCATGTACGACACCCTGCTTTCGGATTTTGACCAGCTTGAAGACGCCACCCTATCGCAAGCGCGACAGGATAAGCTCACTCGCCACCGGGAAGCGCTGGTGCGCCTGAAAAACCTCTCGGCCACGCAACTGGGGGACTGCGCCCTCAGCACCGACAAACCCGCTGACCCCTACGCCATGGCGGAACAGCAATTGTCGGCGGACGAGTGGCAACAGTTTCCAACCCTGTGCCGGGCACAGATCGACAATGTGGTGGGTGCTTTCTCCTGTGGCCTGCACCGGGTCGCTACCCTGCAACTGTCCAAGGGCGATGAAAACGGCAACCTGGTCAACTATTCCTTCGATGAGTGTTGGCAGATGGCCCAGCAGGCCATGGACCAGGGCATCAAGGCCACCGAGAACGGCGGCGAGGTCACCCCGATCACCCGTTGGTACAACGAGTTCTCCAGTCACAGCGCTTCCCACCGCCCGGGGGACGTGCCCCACACTGCCCAAGTACGTTGGTACCACTCCCTGCTGGCCTACACACTGGAACAACTGGAGGCGGCCGGTTTGCTGAGCGATACCCTGGTGGTGATGTTCTCCGAAGTGGGCGACGGCTCCAAACACGGCGGCGCCGCCGGTGCGGTGACTCTCGCAGGCGGCGCCGGCGGGGCGCTGTCCATGGGCCGGGTGATCAACTGCGGCGACGGCATCAACAACGGCTACCGCCGCTTCGGCACCCACGACCTGTTTGGCGATGTTGCGCGGCTAATGGGCGTCGACAACTTACCCGAACCTCACTGGAGCGGAGGCGTGGTGTAA
- a CDS encoding PQQ-dependent sugar dehydrogenase, with protein sequence MFSIHRLVVNKAMALGIGALLFGSFHTALAQEWSNAYFRGTPNDWGLTPMSYNAESGQWETTQTFGGDNPRFKVSRYQNWDQAYPAEDYPITDGAGTYRIAFNDANQSITVSAANDDSDNTPTKNTRVCFDNAGDYVNPHLYFWNPSPNDALTGGTEWPGEPMTEENGFYCLDFSQWLTGDTLPDTLNIIFNDNGAAQTADLLFDAEPCYADNQWQSFVACGVSDDDNAPDPVGQTPDDLDQRPQLAQPHGFPVEGNVSEGNYRFEIAYPGLIDQFASPVMTLPDPVSGLMMMVDKAGQIYAFPDDSEVTPDQVRSLINIEDQVKNYHEQGLLSMALDPDYTNNGFIYLYYIQGTDDNERTPNGQYGDAVLERWTIDDPANPSAVLEDSARELLRIEQPGPDHKGGMMQFHPEEGYLYLGIGDGAYGHSATTSFAEDPRTNNNAQVTSNLLGSFIRIEPLTEPENGKYYRVPADNPFVDQPGFRPEIWSYGHRNPWRWAFDTEAPYTLWETEVGQSGYEEVNRVEPGKNYGWPVCEGLNNRGELGGDPLKECATDFEPPIEGYEHPTGYSIIGGLVYRGNQLPGLNGRFVFGDYVTKKIWAMADGEAKTLVSDAFPENIASFGTDLYGDELLVSTYGVEFGGNSTIYRLVDDAADSVALPDTLSATGLFQSLSPLVPESGVIPYKVNTDGWFDGATVQHFLHIPNDETIAFADTEQWELPTGSVLIKHKCITDADGEERPFTTAILFRQANGTWQAVNYHWNPEGTEATRVTETQTLDNTDAEGRTRTVRASADCGSCHVGNGSREPLALHSRQLNRSFSDEGDNQLDIFNRIGLFDTDIGAAEQHATFAGLDDDSASLEARAKAYLDTNCAHCHNSDFMDLRYDQPLDDMRLLNVQTTGGKYRIKPFDHRESLIHLYQVTDGNRMPKGTRYTNPEADALFAEWIDAVDAQQTDLRLLGDTRVNPDDTLTLSVEARYDNGFTAPVSSIDSVDVSDESVLSVETIEGNQITLSALRAGAASVTLSSDGQSTSLEIEVVSTDTSLTGLAISPETTALTDQQQLVAYGLGPNNTKIHVHAEVQWQVISGGDAVSVSDTGLVQRLAPGEATVRATLDEFSAQTTLTEANAALSLRYDNPNDWETVNIYLWTSGAGEDQPLHDWPGEPMNGPDDGGWWVYHQDPDALPEGQLNVIFNNGAGAQTGDLNDIQESASYSDGQWEPWNTQGDTGGETYRLSVIGGSTENAERDFTPGTVVTIAAHEPPLGTEFSGWQGEGRAYVVGNPAAADIELVMPAHNVSIQALFAGQEDDYQAGRDFYGQHCQSCHGDNGEGGVAGAINALDDTWNQDLLASYIADFMPMDNPGACDGEQSGDCAFEIARLVLADAWQPSLCTDGNCGEGTLDSRNLRLLTKAEYLNSVRDLFNINFSAALMDTVPADGRYRNFTTASYLSAGYDRTLGYQLVASEIAEQAITRYTFMGLAEQCDDAACAVEAFGKRLFRRPLTQTEVDNYAALYDNDDGGRRALQALLMSPHFMYRSELGQPDGETGLYALDAYETVTSLAYIFWATTPDDTLLAMAEDDAFNLSEAVDHVLDDPRTERGLRRFISGWLINNQYGFPGIDNPDLVEALKEETVRFVLANIESNAPYAELLLAPYTQANDLVAEHYGLPDTTSGGWSERAYDGEDPRLGAGLLGHASFLASRTNTVNPSPIKRGVYVRESLMCQEFPPPAAADFNVEFEDSDSNRDATERHTNDPACAACHQFIDGVGFGFERFDSQGLYRAMETLGNGETEEIDASGSIKSLYSPETTLDPDSEAVTYHSIPELAQLIAESGQGEACFARQFYRYVVGREESGDNDELNIQTFSQDLRNGGGMRDMLRDLALSDSFIQRR encoded by the coding sequence ATGTTCAGCATCCATAGACTTGTGGTAAACAAGGCGATGGCGCTCGGTATTGGCGCTCTGCTTTTCGGCAGCTTTCACACCGCGCTCGCGCAGGAGTGGTCCAACGCCTATTTTCGCGGCACGCCCAATGACTGGGGACTCACCCCCATGAGTTACAACGCCGAAAGCGGCCAATGGGAAACCACCCAGACCTTCGGCGGCGATAACCCTCGTTTCAAAGTCAGTCGTTATCAGAATTGGGATCAAGCCTATCCCGCTGAGGACTACCCCATTACCGATGGCGCCGGCACCTATCGAATTGCATTCAATGATGCCAACCAATCCATTACCGTCAGCGCCGCGAATGATGACTCTGATAACACGCCGACCAAGAACACCCGGGTGTGCTTTGATAACGCCGGCGACTACGTCAATCCCCACCTGTACTTCTGGAACCCATCGCCCAACGATGCGCTCACCGGAGGCACAGAGTGGCCCGGAGAGCCCATGACCGAAGAGAACGGGTTTTACTGCCTCGACTTCAGTCAGTGGCTAACCGGAGACACTCTGCCGGACACACTGAACATTATTTTCAACGATAACGGCGCGGCACAAACCGCTGACCTTCTGTTTGATGCCGAGCCCTGCTACGCCGACAACCAGTGGCAGAGTTTCGTCGCCTGTGGTGTGTCCGACGATGACAATGCCCCTGATCCGGTCGGCCAAACCCCGGACGATCTCGATCAACGCCCGCAACTGGCACAACCTCACGGTTTTCCGGTGGAAGGTAATGTGTCCGAAGGCAACTACCGTTTTGAAATCGCCTACCCCGGATTGATTGATCAGTTTGCCTCGCCGGTGATGACCCTGCCCGACCCGGTCAGTGGCCTGATGATGATGGTCGACAAGGCCGGGCAGATCTACGCCTTTCCCGACGACTCCGAGGTAACGCCCGATCAGGTTCGCTCTCTGATCAACATCGAAGATCAGGTCAAAAATTATCACGAGCAGGGTCTGCTCAGCATGGCCCTGGATCCGGACTACACCAATAACGGTTTTATCTACCTGTACTACATTCAGGGCACGGACGATAACGAACGCACCCCCAACGGTCAGTACGGCGATGCCGTGCTTGAGCGCTGGACCATCGATGATCCGGCCAATCCCTCTGCCGTGCTGGAAGACTCCGCCCGGGAACTGCTGCGCATTGAACAACCCGGCCCGGATCACAAGGGTGGCATGATGCAATTTCATCCCGAGGAAGGTTATCTGTATCTGGGCATCGGCGACGGCGCTTACGGTCACAGCGCCACCACCTCGTTCGCCGAAGATCCGCGTACCAACAACAACGCTCAGGTCACCAGTAATCTGCTCGGCAGCTTCATTCGGATCGAGCCACTGACCGAGCCTGAAAACGGAAAATACTATCGCGTGCCCGCGGACAATCCGTTTGTGGATCAGCCCGGGTTCCGTCCGGAAATCTGGTCCTACGGGCACCGCAACCCCTGGCGTTGGGCCTTTGACACCGAAGCACCCTACACCTTGTGGGAAACCGAAGTCGGGCAATCCGGTTACGAGGAAGTGAACCGTGTGGAGCCCGGAAAGAATTACGGCTGGCCGGTGTGCGAAGGGTTGAACAACCGGGGCGAACTCGGAGGCGATCCACTCAAGGAGTGCGCCACGGATTTTGAACCGCCCATCGAAGGGTACGAACACCCAACCGGTTACTCCATCATTGGCGGTCTGGTCTATCGGGGCAATCAGTTGCCGGGCCTGAACGGACGCTTTGTGTTCGGTGACTACGTCACCAAAAAAATCTGGGCCATGGCCGACGGTGAAGCCAAAACCCTGGTCAGCGATGCCTTCCCGGAAAACATCGCCTCCTTTGGTACCGACCTGTACGGCGACGAATTGTTGGTATCCACCTACGGTGTCGAGTTCGGAGGAAACTCCACCATTTATCGGTTAGTGGACGACGCCGCCGACAGCGTCGCCTTGCCCGACACGCTATCGGCCACCGGATTGTTTCAGAGTCTTTCGCCCCTGGTACCGGAAAGTGGCGTCATCCCCTATAAGGTCAACACCGACGGCTGGTTCGACGGCGCGACGGTACAACACTTCTTACACATCCCTAACGACGAAACCATCGCCTTCGCCGACACCGAACAGTGGGAACTGCCCACCGGTTCGGTGCTGATCAAACATAAATGCATCACCGACGCTGATGGCGAAGAACGCCCCTTTACCACGGCAATTCTGTTTCGTCAGGCGAACGGCACCTGGCAGGCGGTGAATTATCACTGGAACCCCGAGGGCACTGAGGCCACACGCGTGACCGAAACACAGACCCTCGACAACACCGATGCCGAGGGACGCACTCGCACCGTGCGCGCCTCGGCCGACTGCGGCTCCTGTCATGTGGGCAATGGCAGTCGCGAACCCCTGGCGTTGCACTCCCGTCAGTTGAACCGTTCGTTCAGTGACGAGGGTGACAACCAGTTGGATATTTTCAACCGGATCGGGCTGTTCGATACCGACATCGGTGCAGCCGAGCAGCACGCCACGTTTGCCGGCCTGGACGACGACAGTGCCTCGCTCGAAGCACGTGCCAAAGCCTACCTCGACACCAACTGCGCACACTGCCACAACAGCGATTTTATGGACCTGCGTTACGACCAGCCGCTGGACGACATGCGCCTGCTCAACGTCCAGACCACCGGCGGCAAATACCGAATCAAACCCTTCGATCACCGCGAAAGCCTGATTCATCTGTATCAGGTCACCGACGGCAACCGCATGCCCAAAGGCACCCGTTACACCAACCCGGAGGCGGACGCCCTGTTTGCCGAATGGATCGATGCCGTCGATGCCCAACAGACCGATTTGCGTCTGCTCGGCGACACTCGGGTCAACCCGGACGACACCCTGACACTCAGCGTCGAGGCACGCTACGACAATGGCTTCACCGCACCCGTCTCAAGCATCGACAGCGTCGATGTCAGTGATGAATCGGTGCTTTCGGTAGAAACCATCGAAGGCAATCAGATCACCCTCAGCGCCCTCCGAGCCGGCGCCGCCAGCGTCACCCTGAGCAGCGACGGGCAATCGACCAGCCTGGAGATCGAGGTGGTTTCCACCGACACCTCCCTGACCGGATTGGCCATCTCCCCGGAGACCACCGCACTCACCGATCAGCAACAACTGGTGGCCTACGGTCTGGGACCCAACAACACCAAAATTCATGTCCACGCCGAGGTTCAATGGCAGGTGATCAGTGGCGGCGACGCTGTGTCGGTGTCGGACACCGGCCTGGTGCAACGCCTGGCTCCGGGTGAGGCCACCGTGCGCGCCACTCTGGACGAGTTCAGTGCGCAAACCACCCTCACCGAAGCGAACGCCGCTCTGTCCCTGCGCTACGACAACCCCAACGACTGGGAGACCGTCAATATTTACCTCTGGACCAGCGGTGCGGGAGAGGACCAACCGCTGCACGACTGGCCGGGCGAGCCAATGAACGGGCCGGATGACGGCGGCTGGTGGGTCTACCATCAAGACCCGGACGCCCTGCCCGAGGGCCAGTTGAACGTGATTTTCAACAACGGCGCCGGCGCCCAGACCGGTGACCTCAACGACATCCAGGAATCCGCCAGCTACAGCGACGGACAGTGGGAACCCTGGAACACCCAGGGTGACACCGGCGGCGAAACCTATCGGCTGTCGGTAATCGGCGGCAGCACCGAGAACGCCGAGCGCGACTTCACCCCCGGCACGGTAGTGACCATCGCCGCCCACGAGCCTCCGCTCGGCACCGAGTTTTCCGGATGGCAGGGCGAAGGCCGCGCCTATGTGGTCGGCAACCCGGCCGCCGCCGACATCGAGCTGGTGATGCCCGCTCACAACGTCTCGATCCAGGCACTGTTTGCCGGTCAGGAAGATGACTACCAGGCTGGCCGGGATTTCTATGGCCAGCACTGCCAGAGCTGTCATGGTGACAACGGCGAAGGCGGCGTGGCCGGTGCCATCAACGCTCTGGACGACACCTGGAATCAGGATCTTCTGGCCAGCTACATCGCCGACTTCATGCCCATGGACAATCCCGGCGCCTGCGACGGCGAACAGAGCGGTGACTGCGCCTTCGAAATCGCCCGGCTGGTACTTGCCGACGCCTGGCAGCCGTCTCTGTGCACCGACGGCAACTGCGGCGAGGGCACGCTGGACAGCCGAAACCTGCGCCTGCTCACCAAAGCGGAATACCTCAACAGCGTGCGCGATCTGTTCAATATCAACTTCTCGGCGGCGCTGATGGATACCGTCCCCGCCGATGGTCGCTACCGCAACTTCACCACCGCCTCCTATCTCTCCGCGGGCTACGACCGCACCCTGGGCTACCAGTTGGTGGCCAGCGAGATCGCCGAGCAGGCGATCACCCGCTACACCTTTATGGGGCTGGCCGAACAGTGTGATGACGCGGCCTGTGCCGTCGAAGCGTTCGGCAAGCGACTGTTCCGTCGTCCACTGACCCAGACCGAAGTGGACAACTACGCGGCCCTGTACGACAACGACGACGGCGGACGTCGGGCCCTGCAGGCGCTGTTGATGTCACCGCACTTCATGTACCGTTCCGAGTTGGGCCAACCGGACGGTGAAACCGGCCTCTATGCACTGGATGCCTACGAGACGGTGACCTCCCTGGCCTACATCTTCTGGGCCACCACTCCGGACGATACCCTGCTCGCCATGGCGGAGGATGACGCATTCAATCTGTCCGAAGCCGTCGATCACGTGCTGGATGATCCGCGTACCGAGCGCGGCCTGCGCCGTTTTATCAGCGGCTGGCTGATCAACAACCAGTACGGCTTCCCGGGCATCGACAACCCGGACCTGGTTGAGGCGCTCAAAGAGGAAACCGTGCGCTTTGTGCTCGCCAACATTGAGTCCAACGCGCCCTACGCCGAACTGCTGCTCGCCCCCTACACCCAGGCCAATGATCTGGTGGCCGAGCACTACGGCCTGCCCGACACCACCAGCGGCGGCTGGTCCGAGCGCGCCTACGACGGCGAGGACCCCCGCCTGGGTGCCGGCCTGCTCGGCCACGCCAGCTTCCTGGCCTCACGCACCAACACCGTCAACCCCTCGCCCATCAAGCGCGGCGTCTATGTCCGGGAAAGCTTGATGTGTCAGGAGTTTCCACCACCGGCCGCGGCGGACTTCAACGTCGAATTTGAAGATTCCGACAGCAACAGGGACGCCACCGAGCGGCACACCAATGATCCGGCCTGCGCCGCCTGCCACCAGTTTATCGACGGCGTGGGTTTTGGCTTTGAGCGCTTCGACAGCCAGGGTCTGTACCGGGCCATGGAGACCCTGGGCAACGGTGAGACCGAAGAGATCGACGCCTCCGGTTCAATCAAAAGCCTCTACTCTCCGGAGACGACCCTTGACCCGGACAGCGAGGCGGTGACCTACCACTCGATACCCGAGCTGGCACAACTGATTGCCGAAAGCGGTCAGGGCGAGGCCTGTTTTGCCCGGCAGTTCTACCGCTACGTGGTGGGCCGGGAAGAATCCGGCGATAACGACGAGCTCAATATCCAGACTTTCAGTCAGGACCTGCGCAACGGCGGTGGCATGCGCGACATGCTGCGCGACCTGGCACTGTCCGACAGTTTCATTCAGCGTCGATAA
- a CDS encoding ATP-binding cassette domain-containing protein, with the protein MDSTPDFAIETRGLRKAFGSTLAVRGIDLQVKRGSVYGLLGPNGAGKTTTVRMLSTLLPPSGGEARVLGHDLVQQAEQVRARISLTGQFASVDEDLSGRENLTLLARLQGFSWLGGRVRADSLLKAFDLQDAARRQVKTYSGGMRRRLDIAASLIITPDLLFLDEPTTGLDPRSRNQVWDIVRGLVDDGTTVLLTTQYLEEADQLAERIAVIDQGAVIAEGTSRELKASVGSNVLHLQLTDPAQREQAQLILAGHLDSLVHLEADPASLTVQLSDSSEATRALAELPQAGIGLNSFSMGQPSLDEVFLALTGHTVSPQNDPEEASQ; encoded by the coding sequence ATGGATTCGACACCCGACTTTGCCATCGAAACCCGAGGGCTGCGCAAGGCCTTTGGTAGCACCCTCGCCGTACGCGGGATCGACCTCCAGGTAAAGCGCGGCAGTGTCTACGGCCTACTCGGCCCCAACGGCGCCGGCAAAACCACCACCGTGCGCATGCTCTCGACCTTACTGCCACCCAGCGGTGGCGAAGCCCGGGTACTGGGGCACGACCTGGTCCAGCAGGCAGAGCAGGTCCGCGCCCGCATCAGCCTGACCGGACAGTTTGCCTCGGTGGACGAGGATCTCTCCGGCCGGGAAAACCTGACCCTACTGGCCCGGCTGCAGGGCTTCAGTTGGCTCGGCGGCCGCGTTCGCGCAGACTCGTTACTCAAGGCGTTCGACCTTCAGGATGCCGCGCGGCGACAGGTAAAAACCTATTCCGGGGGCATGCGTCGCCGCCTGGATATTGCCGCCTCTCTGATCATCACGCCAGATCTGCTGTTTCTGGATGAACCCACCACCGGTCTGGATCCGCGCTCCCGCAATCAGGTGTGGGACATCGTGCGCGGGCTGGTGGACGATGGCACCACCGTGCTACTCACGACCCAGTATCTGGAGGAAGCCGACCAACTCGCCGAACGCATCGCGGTCATCGACCAGGGGGCCGTCATTGCCGAAGGCACCAGTCGGGAGCTCAAAGCCTCAGTCGGTAGCAACGTACTGCATCTGCAACTGACCGACCCGGCCCAGCGGGAACAGGCACAGCTGATCCTGGCCGGTCATCTCGACAGCCTGGTGCACCTGGAAGCCGATCCGGCGAGTCTGACGGTTCAACTTTCAGACAGCTCCGAGGCCACCCGGGCACTGGCCGAGCTGCCCCAGGCGGGCATCGGGTTGAATAGCTTTTCCATGGGGCAGCCCAGCCTTGACGAAGTCTTTCTGGCCCTGACCGGGCACACCGTAAGCCCCCAGAACGATCCGGAGGAAGCCTCCCAATGA